In Desertifilum tharense IPPAS B-1220, the genomic stretch ACGAATGATAGCAAGTCATTAGAAAAACTTGAGAGTCGCGATCGCACTTATTGCACCCCCATCTCAACAACTCATTAAACCACTACCCTCACCCCAATACTCTCCACTGCCACTCGGTTCACCGTACAGAGTGCGTAGGTTCCCGCCTGGATGGGAATTGAAGTCGTTTGAGCATTAAGAATCTGGGATAACTGCCACTGAGTTCCCTGTTGCTGATACAGCGTCCAACCGCGAATCGTCGTATTGGTAGGCGCTTTCCAACTCAGCCGGCCTTCCCTAACCGTCACCTCAGTGGGGTGGGGAGGCGGCGTTTGGGACAACCATGACAGCGTAGGTACCAGCGCCACCTGACTGTAGGGAGATGCCTTCAAGCTATCAACAATCCCCAGGCGATTTTCTAGAAAAATACTGGCATGGTAAAAAATATTGCCCAACGATAACTGATTGGCGCGATTGCGGCTGATTTCCACCTGTTGCAGCGTTTCCGAAACCGGCCAGGTTGTCGCATCCAAGCGCGTAATCCGATTTCCCACATAAATATGGCGCTTTTGGCGATTATGGGAGAGCCACCAGTCCAGCAAAACCGGATAACTTTGGGCGGGTGGCTCAATTTTCCAGTAAAGCTGCGGCGCGTAATAGTCAATCCAACCTTGCTCTAGCCACTTCTTAGAGTCCGAGTACAGTTGGTCATAAGCATCTAAACCGCGAATCTGTTCGGGTTCTCCCGGACGGAAAATTCCGAACGGACTCACCCCGAACTTGACATGGGGTTTAGTCGCTTTAATTCCATTCCAAATGCGTTGAATTAACAAGCTGACATTATCTCGACGCCAATCTCCTAAGCTGAGTCTTCCGCCTGCTGCCACATACGCCGCATAAGTATTTTCATCGGGGAACGTGACGCCCGCAATCGGATAAGGATAGAAATAATCATCAATGTGAATCCCATCCACGTCATAGCGCTGGATGATATCCATAACCACATTAAACGTTTGGTCTTGCACCCGCTTTTGACCGGGGTCCATCCAGAGTTGCGTATCAAACTTGCAAATCGTTTCGGGATGAATCACCGCCATGTGGGGAGCCACATTTGGGCCGCTATTGAGGGTAATTTGAGCGCGATAGAGGTTAATCCAAGCATGAAGCTCTAAGTTACGTTTGTGAGCCTCTGCAACTGCGAATTCTAGGGGGTCATAAAAGGGTTCTGGCGCTCTCCCTTGCTGTCCAGTTAACCAACGGCTCCAAGGTTCTAAGCTGGATTGATAGAGTGCATCCCCTTCAATTCTGACCTGCAAAATTACCGCGTTGAGGTGGGTGGCGGCCGCTTGGTCGAGAATGCGAATCAGTTCGTCTCGCTGTTGCTGCACGG encodes the following:
- a CDS encoding family 10 glycosylhydrolase, whose translation is MVNTAPRFRDLETHWARTPIEALAARGIISGFPDQTFRPNDPISRAQFAALIQKAFPRPQQRPYVAFTDVPTNHWAANAIKTAYETGFLAGYPNRLFKPDEGIQRVQVLVALAGGLGIIVNPALKARLPELYQDASQIPAYAIDRVAEATGASMVVNHPNVRMLNPLRAATRGEVAAIIYQGLVYEKRAPEISSTFIVRPPQLEPPVQLVNVSHRREFRGVWVTSVWNVDWPSKAGLPVQQQRDELIRILDQAAATHLNAVILQVRIEGDALYQSSLEPWSRWLTGQQGRAPEPFYDPLEFAVAEAHKRNLELHAWINLYRAQITLNSGPNVAPHMAVIHPETICKFDTQLWMDPGQKRVQDQTFNVVMDIIQRYDVDGIHIDDYFYPYPIAGVTFPDENTYAAYVAAGGRLSLGDWRRDNVSLLIQRIWNGIKATKPHVKFGVSPFGIFRPGEPEQIRGLDAYDQLYSDSKKWLEQGWIDYYAPQLYWKIEPPAQSYPVLLDWWLSHNRQKRHIYVGNRITRLDATTWPVSETLQQVEISRNRANQLSLGNIFYHASIFLENRLGIVDSLKASPYSQVALVPTLSWLSQTPPPHPTEVTVREGRLSWKAPTNTTIRGWTLYQQQGTQWQLSQILNAQTTSIPIQAGTYALCTVNRVAVESIGVRVVV